In Anseongella ginsenosidimutans, one genomic interval encodes:
- a CDS encoding RecQ family ATP-dependent DNA helicase, whose product MKQIVFIDIEVDPTTRNIRDLGGIKSDGSLFHKGAITEFTRFIQGTHFICGHNIVNHDLNYIGDTISNVGINPANIIDTLFLSPLLFPSKPYHALLKDDKLQYDESNNPLNDAIKARDLFYDEITAFNQMGERLKQICYLLLKNKPQFRAFFDFMAYSSPETNPEKLIRQHFRHELCESADLTQIITNQPVALAYCLSLINANNRYSITPRWVLKNHPEVERILFRLRNQPCLTGCAYCNMALDTHHGLKKYFGFESFRTYGEEPLQEMAVKAAINNQSILAVFPTGGGKSITFQVPALMSGETSKALTIVISPLQSLMKDQVDNLEKTGITDAVTINGLLDPIERAKSFERVEDGSASILYISPESLRSPTIERLLLGRKISRFVIDEAHCFSSWGQDFRVDYLYIGDFIKSIQEKKNIEDGIPVSCFTATAKQKVIEDIRNYFSEKLGLDLQLFTSTASRTNLQYQVYEKGDEEEKYQAVRDLIEAKNCPTIIYVSRTRKAYLLAERLTADGFKASPYHGKMEAKEKTANQNAFLAGEVPIMVATSAFGMGVDKKDVGMVIHYEISDSLENYIQEAGRAGRDENVVADCFVLFNEEDLGKHFILLNQTKLSIKEIQQVWKAIKEITRFRSTVSNSALEIARKAGWDDNVVEIETRVTTAIAALEDAGYLKRGQNMPRVFANSILSKNAQEAIDKINASSRFAENQKEKAIRIIKKLFSSKSRKRTQEDAAESRIDYISDHLGIVKKDVIGIVNLLREEKILADGKDLTAFIRKGENKNRSLDIVKTFNRIEDFLVPIIEEQETTFHLKELNEKAQAQGYEDTNTNRIKTVINFWAIKNWIKRQQLPYSKNHVNIRSLHPKAILEDKLKKRHDLATFIIELLHERSRLSAPVAEATKEELLVEFSVHELKEAFENSIASFGMKVSIDDIEDTLFYLSRIGAIKIEGGFLVVYNRLTIERLEPDNKKGYTKEDYKKLGQFYENKVHQIHIVGEYAKKMINDYRDALQFVEDYFQLNYASFLIRYFPGSKANELKLKMTPTKFKQLFGELSPTQLKVINDNDAKYIVVAAGPGSGKTKVLVHKLASLLLMEDVKHEQLLMLTFSRAAATEFKKRLLKLIGNAANFIEIKTFHSYCFDLLGKVGSLEKSDAILQKTVEKINRGEVEPSRITKTVLVIDEAQDMNVDEFNLVKALMDQNEEMRVIAVGDDDQNIYEFRGSNSHYLKQFIQLEHAVKYELIENYRSKRNLVEFTNQFAHRIGQRLKTTPVIAKQPDNGDIKLVRHQGYNLITPLVQGVLKTGLSGSTCILTKKNEEAEQITGLLLKHKVQARLIQSNDGFNLYNLAEVRFFLDQLNMCNDIFLISDDNWSTAKQVLTDRFRSSTKLDICVNLIKDFETTNPKRKYKSDLEIFIRESKLEDFFNQSSETFFVSTIHKAKGREFDNVFLLLERFVSTSDETQRQLYVAMTRAKRNLTIHMNADFLDNIAVDSVEKLVDPNHYPPPEELAIHLTYQDVWLDYFINRQHFVSQLVSGDNLVIVDDKCLTHSGQSVLKFSKKFLDQIEKKKKMGYELKSAKVNFIVHWLKEGTEREIKIILPEVVFERNGNV is encoded by the coding sequence ATGAAACAAATTGTTTTTATTGATATCGAAGTTGATCCAACAACCCGAAACATCCGGGACTTAGGCGGCATAAAAAGCGACGGAAGTCTTTTCCATAAAGGTGCCATAACTGAATTTACCCGATTTATTCAAGGCACGCATTTTATTTGCGGACACAACATCGTCAATCACGACCTTAACTATATCGGCGATACAATAAGCAATGTTGGAATAAACCCGGCAAATATCATCGATACGCTGTTCCTCTCTCCCCTATTGTTCCCTTCCAAACCGTACCATGCGCTGTTAAAGGATGATAAACTGCAATACGACGAATCAAACAATCCATTAAATGACGCAATCAAGGCAAGGGATTTGTTTTATGATGAAATCACGGCCTTCAACCAAATGGGTGAGAGACTCAAGCAAATATGCTATTTGCTGCTTAAGAACAAGCCTCAATTCCGTGCCTTTTTTGACTTCATGGCTTATTCAAGCCCGGAAACAAATCCAGAAAAACTGATTCGGCAGCATTTTAGACATGAACTATGCGAAAGCGCGGACCTGACACAGATCATTACCAACCAACCTGTGGCCCTCGCCTATTGCTTATCACTTATTAACGCAAACAATCGCTATTCCATTACGCCAAGATGGGTATTGAAGAACCATCCCGAGGTAGAGCGCATCCTATTCCGTTTGCGGAACCAGCCTTGCTTAACTGGGTGCGCCTATTGCAACATGGCGCTAGATACACATCATGGACTGAAGAAATACTTTGGATTTGAGTCCTTTAGAACCTACGGAGAGGAACCACTGCAGGAAATGGCCGTAAAGGCGGCCATCAATAACCAATCGATACTGGCTGTATTTCCCACCGGCGGCGGAAAATCCATCACTTTCCAAGTACCGGCATTGATGAGTGGCGAAACATCAAAGGCCCTGACCATTGTGATTTCACCATTGCAGTCGCTGATGAAAGACCAGGTAGACAACCTGGAAAAAACAGGAATTACCGATGCGGTAACAATTAATGGCTTACTCGACCCTATTGAGCGAGCAAAATCATTTGAACGGGTGGAAGATGGATCGGCGTCAATATTATATATTTCGCCAGAGTCCTTACGTTCACCTACCATTGAACGACTGCTGCTTGGAAGAAAAATTTCACGATTCGTCATTGACGAGGCTCATTGCTTTTCATCCTGGGGACAGGATTTCAGAGTAGACTACCTGTATATCGGCGATTTCATCAAGTCAATCCAGGAAAAGAAAAATATAGAAGACGGAATCCCTGTTTCCTGCTTTACTGCCACAGCGAAACAAAAAGTCATTGAAGACATCCGTAATTATTTCAGCGAAAAACTTGGGCTGGATCTGCAGCTATTTACCTCAACAGCATCCAGAACCAATCTTCAATACCAGGTTTATGAAAAGGGGGATGAGGAGGAGAAATATCAAGCGGTAAGGGATTTGATCGAGGCAAAAAATTGTCCGACGATTATCTACGTTTCCAGAACTCGAAAAGCTTACCTGCTCGCGGAGCGGTTGACGGCTGATGGATTCAAAGCAAGCCCTTATCATGGCAAAATGGAGGCAAAAGAAAAAACGGCAAACCAGAATGCGTTTTTAGCGGGCGAAGTACCAATTATGGTGGCCACTTCTGCATTTGGAATGGGAGTCGACAAGAAAGATGTAGGAATGGTAATTCACTACGAAATCTCCGATTCATTGGAAAACTATATCCAGGAGGCAGGGAGAGCCGGACGGGATGAGAACGTTGTTGCCGACTGTTTTGTACTCTTCAATGAGGAAGATCTCGGAAAACATTTCATCCTGCTAAACCAAACCAAACTATCGATAAAGGAAATACAGCAGGTATGGAAAGCCATCAAGGAAATCACGCGGTTTCGCTCGACCGTTTCTAACTCGGCCCTAGAGATCGCTCGTAAAGCAGGATGGGACGACAATGTGGTGGAAATCGAAACCAGAGTGACGACAGCAATTGCAGCATTGGAAGATGCGGGTTACTTAAAACGTGGGCAAAATATGCCGAGAGTATTTGCCAATAGCATCCTTTCCAAAAATGCGCAGGAGGCCATCGATAAGATAAATGCCTCGTCGAGGTTTGCGGAAAACCAAAAAGAAAAAGCTATTCGGATTATTAAAAAGCTTTTTTCGAGCAAAAGCAGAAAGCGAACACAAGAGGACGCAGCTGAATCGAGGATTGATTACATCAGTGATCATTTGGGCATTGTCAAAAAAGACGTGATTGGTATAGTAAACCTACTGCGTGAAGAAAAAATCCTGGCAGACGGAAAAGATCTAACGGCCTTCATCCGAAAAGGGGAAAACAAAAACCGTTCATTGGATATCGTTAAGACTTTCAATAGAATCGAAGATTTTCTCGTTCCGATAATAGAGGAACAGGAAACAACTTTTCACTTAAAAGAACTCAACGAAAAAGCGCAGGCACAGGGGTATGAGGACACCAATACGAACCGGATTAAAACGGTTATCAATTTTTGGGCAATTAAGAACTGGATTAAACGCCAACAATTGCCCTACTCGAAAAACCATGTGAACATCCGAAGCCTTCACCCGAAAGCGATACTGGAAGATAAGCTAAAAAAACGGCATGACTTAGCAACGTTCATTATTGAACTCCTGCACGAAAGAAGCCGGTTATCAGCCCCGGTGGCCGAAGCGACAAAAGAAGAACTACTGGTTGAATTTTCAGTCCACGAACTGAAAGAGGCTTTTGAAAATTCGATAGCAAGTTTCGGGATGAAAGTGTCCATCGATGATATCGAAGATACGCTATTTTATCTTTCGCGGATTGGGGCAATAAAGATCGAAGGCGGCTTCCTGGTTGTCTATAATAGGTTAACCATTGAACGCCTGGAACCCGATAATAAGAAGGGTTACACCAAGGAAGACTACAAAAAGCTGGGCCAATTTTATGAAAACAAGGTACACCAAATCCATATTGTGGGTGAGTATGCCAAGAAAATGATCAACGATTATAGAGATGCGCTGCAATTTGTAGAAGACTACTTCCAGCTCAATTATGCGTCGTTCCTAATAAGGTATTTTCCGGGAAGCAAAGCCAACGAACTCAAGTTGAAGATGACTCCCACCAAGTTTAAGCAGCTTTTTGGTGAACTCTCGCCCACGCAGCTGAAAGTAATCAATGATAATGATGCGAAATATATTGTTGTGGCTGCAGGTCCCGGAAGTGGCAAGACCAAAGTATTGGTTCACAAACTTGCATCGCTGTTATTGATGGAAGATGTAAAGCATGAACAACTGCTCATGCTCACATTTTCCAGAGCGGCCGCCACGGAATTCAAAAAAAGACTTCTTAAATTGATTGGGAATGCCGCTAATTTCATTGAGATAAAAACGTTTCATTCGTATTGCTTTGACCTGCTTGGCAAGGTTGGAAGTCTGGAAAAATCAGACGCCATTTTGCAAAAAACGGTTGAGAAAATCAATCGTGGGGAGGTAGAGCCGAGTAGAATCACCAAAACGGTTTTGGTAATTGATGAAGCCCAGGATATGAATGTTGACGAATTTAACCTGGTAAAAGCATTGATGGATCAGAATGAGGAAATGAGAGTGATAGCGGTTGGAGATGACGACCAAAACATTTATGAATTCCGAGGATCGAACTCGCATTACCTCAAGCAATTTATTCAACTGGAGCATGCGGTCAAATATGAATTAATTGAGAATTACAGGAGCAAACGCAATTTGGTCGAATTCACCAATCAGTTTGCCCACCGGATTGGCCAGCGACTAAAAACCACACCAGTCATCGCGAAACAGCCCGATAACGGCGACATCAAATTGGTTCGGCACCAAGGTTACAACCTAATCACGCCGCTCGTACAAGGCGTACTTAAAACAGGCCTTTCGGGCTCCACCTGTATATTGACAAAAAAAAACGAGGAAGCGGAACAAATAACGGGACTACTGCTGAAACATAAGGTTCAGGCGCGACTGATTCAAAGCAATGATGGATTCAATTTATACAATTTAGCTGAAGTGAGATTCTTCCTGGATCAATTGAATATGTGCAATGATATCTTCTTGATAAGCGATGATAATTGGTCAACCGCCAAGCAGGTTTTGACGGATAGATTTCGAAGCAGCACTAAACTAGATATCTGTGTAAACCTGATCAAGGATTTTGAAACCACCAATCCAAAGCGGAAATACAAATCAGATCTGGAGATTTTTATTCGTGAATCCAAGCTTGAGGACTTTTTCAACCAAAGTAGTGAAACGTTCTTTGTATCAACCATCCATAAAGCCAAAGGAAGGGAATTTGACAATGTTTTCCTCCTGCTTGAACGCTTCGTCTCCACAAGCGACGAGACCCAGCGACAACTCTATGTAGCGATGACCAGGGCTAAGCGGAACCTCACCATTCATATGAATGCAGATTTTTTGGACAATATTGCAGTCGATTCGGTCGAAAAATTGGTGGATCCAAACCATTATCCGCCACCTGAAGAACTGGCTATACATCTTACCTATCAAGATGTTTGGCTAGACTACTTTATCAATAGACAACACTTCGTTTCCCAATTGGTAAGCGGTGACAATTTGGTTATCGTTGACGATAAATGTCTGACCCATAGTGGCCAATCCGTGCTAAAATTCTCCAAAAAATTCCTTGACCAAATCGAAAAGAAAAAGAAAATGGGCTATGAGTTAAAAAGCGCCAAGGTAAACTTTATCGTTCATTGGTTGAAAGAAGGGACTGAGCGAGAAATAAAAATTATTCTGCCAGAGGTGGTCTTTGAGAGGAATGGTAACGTGTAA
- a CDS encoding IS1634 family transposase: MAFLKVERKPSGTYLRILESYRNAEGKPTSRVLYSLGKAEDYTPGQLRRMGIQLYELGGGEVKALLTGQIEELARYNYGFAQVYKRVFSHYGLDILLRRIARKQKLEFDLRNAVLLMLLERLQEPSSKRSNWLNQQEYAGVDPVSLHHLYRALDRLAENERLIQERIFQTGRDMFSQRLDVVFYDVTTLYFESEVEQEGALRQKGFSKDGKIGRTQILFCLMIDKEKNPIGYRIFKGDTFEGHTFGQALCDLKAHYQIDKVIVVADRGMLSRKNIDLTTENGFEFIVGERLKALPRSVQSALLDHSAFQHEWVYSDHTGEEIKLRYKMISHEGRKIIATWSAKRAAKDKSDREERLQTAQKLLQHPSLIDKKAGRFFLQKQGGGSYALDQEKIARSERYDGLLAISTNNTTLSVPAVLEQYKQLYKIEHSFRTFKSHLETRPMFHWTDKRIQGHICLCYIAFTLQNYVLQKINQSQVKLTENELRKTLERMQVSLLQHNQEQVCIRSKPQGKEAVLQQKLGLKQLPPILPQTQLANYL, encoded by the coding sequence ATGGCTTTTTTGAAAGTAGAGCGCAAACCATCGGGCACCTATTTACGCATTCTGGAAAGCTACCGGAATGCCGAAGGCAAGCCGACCAGCCGGGTGCTGTATTCGTTGGGGAAAGCCGAAGATTATACCCCGGGGCAGCTTCGCAGAATGGGTATTCAGCTTTACGAACTGGGCGGAGGTGAAGTGAAAGCGCTTTTAACCGGTCAGATCGAAGAGCTTGCCCGTTACAATTACGGATTTGCCCAGGTTTATAAGCGGGTGTTTTCCCACTACGGGCTGGATATTCTTTTACGGCGGATCGCCCGCAAACAAAAGCTGGAGTTCGACCTGAGGAATGCCGTGCTATTGATGCTGCTGGAGCGGCTGCAGGAACCCTCGAGCAAACGAAGCAACTGGTTGAACCAGCAGGAGTACGCCGGGGTTGATCCGGTATCGCTGCATCATTTGTACAGGGCGCTGGATCGCCTGGCCGAGAACGAGCGTTTGATCCAGGAGCGGATCTTTCAGACCGGACGGGACATGTTCAGCCAGCGGCTGGACGTTGTATTTTACGACGTGACCACGCTTTATTTTGAGAGCGAGGTCGAGCAGGAAGGAGCGCTGCGTCAAAAGGGGTTCAGCAAGGACGGAAAAATAGGCCGCACACAAATCCTGTTCTGCCTGATGATCGATAAAGAGAAGAACCCGATCGGTTATCGCATCTTTAAGGGAGACACCTTCGAAGGGCACACCTTCGGGCAAGCGCTTTGCGATCTGAAAGCGCATTATCAGATCGACAAGGTCATCGTGGTGGCCGACCGGGGCATGCTCTCGAGAAAGAATATTGACCTGACCACCGAGAACGGCTTTGAGTTCATCGTGGGAGAACGGTTAAAAGCACTTCCCCGCAGCGTGCAATCAGCCTTGCTCGATCATTCGGCCTTTCAGCACGAATGGGTGTACTCCGATCACACCGGCGAGGAAATCAAACTCCGGTATAAGATGATCTCTCATGAGGGTCGAAAAATTATCGCCACCTGGTCGGCCAAGCGGGCCGCAAAAGACAAATCCGATCGGGAAGAACGGCTCCAGACTGCCCAAAAACTGCTGCAACATCCTTCGCTGATCGACAAAAAAGCAGGACGTTTCTTTCTGCAGAAGCAGGGCGGCGGGTCCTACGCGCTGGATCAGGAGAAAATCGCCCGATCAGAAAGATACGACGGGCTGCTGGCCATCAGCACCAACAATACCACCCTGAGCGTCCCGGCCGTGTTGGAACAATACAAACAGCTTTACAAAATCGAACATTCGTTCCGGACCTTTAAAAGCCACCTGGAAACCCGTCCGATGTTCCACTGGACCGACAAACGGATCCAGGGACATATCTGTCTTTGCTACATCGCCTTTACCCTGCAGAATTATGTTCTGCAGAAAATCAACCAATCCCAGGTGAAGCTCACCGAAAACGAGCTGCGCAAAACCCTGGAAAGAATGCAAGTGAGTTTGCTGCAACACAATCAGGAGCAAGTCTGCATTCGTTCCAAGCCCCAGGGGAAAGAAGCCGTTCTGCAGCAAAAACTGGGATTGAAACAACTCCCGCCCATTCTTCCCCAAACGCAGCTAGCTAATTACCTATAA
- a CDS encoding sensor histidine kinase, with translation MSNSSDIVWSIDARFDTMKDLVLRMKDYTYRLRYELDIPLAFKLSGPYENKKVSQIVRQNLFLLFKEAVNNAIKHGDDGQVSVQMTFSNDHLELQVINSCTGNGQKAADTIQGGRGLENMRRRALKMQAHLRAGREGDEFRVRVGLGC, from the coding sequence GTGTCAAACTCAAGCGATATCGTCTGGTCAATCGACGCCCGTTTTGATACGATGAAAGACCTGGTCCTCCGCATGAAAGACTACACGTACCGCCTGCGTTATGAATTAGATATCCCGCTGGCCTTCAAACTGAGCGGGCCCTACGAAAACAAAAAAGTAAGCCAGATCGTCCGGCAGAACCTGTTCCTGCTGTTCAAAGAAGCAGTAAATAATGCCATCAAACACGGCGATGACGGGCAGGTTTCCGTTCAGATGACATTCAGCAATGATCACCTGGAACTGCAAGTCATCAATTCCTGCACAGGAAACGGGCAAAAAGCGGCCGACACAATACAGGGAGGCAGAGGCCTGGAGAATATGAGACGAAGAGCGCTGAAAATGCAAGCCCACCTCCGCGCAGGCCGGGAAGGCGATGAATTCCGGGTCAGGGTAGGGCTAGGGTGTTAA
- a CDS encoding patatin-like phospholipase family protein has product MLKKMKEVYAEANGGNDPLLNDLLTKVCIPTFNGNDGAINVLKTKHHPEYRRDFKMPAYHAAMASASAPVYFPPHSFRFKNEFGEGANINMIDGGVFANNPSLIGIFEATDKLDIPLADISLLALGTGQGKQIIKRSWRPKNVFDWLFPNPKLVDLVLDTQAQITEQYVLFLQRALGKRSEGYLSSNSSVSCQRCPMTTCLRTMMRNVKTNFFQLWTTSLLMRTKRYGRPTPSVQAGFGASTLDTGSH; this is encoded by the coding sequence TTGCTGAAAAAGATGAAGGAAGTGTACGCGGAAGCAAACGGCGGCAATGACCCACTTTTGAATGACCTGCTGACCAAGGTGTGCATCCCTACGTTTAACGGAAACGATGGCGCAATCAATGTGCTTAAAACCAAACATCATCCAGAATACCGAAGGGATTTTAAAATGCCGGCTTATCATGCAGCAATGGCGAGTGCTTCGGCACCGGTTTACTTTCCCCCGCACTCGTTTCGATTCAAGAATGAATTTGGTGAAGGTGCCAACATTAATATGATTGATGGTGGTGTGTTTGCCAATAACCCCTCACTGATCGGAATATTTGAAGCCACCGACAAATTGGATATACCATTAGCAGATATTTCTCTGCTGGCGCTCGGTACAGGCCAAGGAAAGCAAATCATCAAACGCTCCTGGAGACCCAAGAACGTGTTTGATTGGCTATTCCCCAATCCAAAATTGGTAGACCTTGTCTTGGACACGCAGGCGCAGATTACCGAGCAATACGTGCTTTTTCTCCAACGCGCCTTGGGAAAGAGATCAGAAGGGTACTTATCATCAAATTCGAGTGTATCGTGCCAGCGGTGCCCTATGACGACCTGTTTGCGGACTATGATGAGGAACGTAAAAACAAATTTCTTTCAGCTCTGGACGACTTCATTGTTGATGCGGACAAAGCGATACGGGAGACCAACCCCCTCCGTGCAAGCCGGCTTTGGCGCAAGCACTTTGGATACAGGTTCCCATTAG
- a CDS encoding patatin-like phospholipase family protein, giving the protein MAEKKQFKILSIDGGGIRGLIPAKVLEDLEGELKKTEPQKKLYEHFDLVCGTSTGAILAIGIALGIPARKLAHFYEENAKNIFPRFILSCLPRKSGPLSMQFTAIRSC; this is encoded by the coding sequence ATGGCAGAAAAGAAACAGTTTAAAATACTGTCCATCGACGGCGGCGGGATAAGGGGACTTATCCCTGCCAAAGTCCTTGAAGACCTGGAAGGCGAACTCAAAAAAACAGAGCCCCAAAAGAAGTTGTACGAGCATTTCGATTTGGTCTGCGGTACTTCTACTGGTGCGATATTGGCCATAGGAATTGCACTTGGGATTCCGGCTCGGAAATTAGCCCATTTTTACGAAGAAAATGCTAAAAATATCTTCCCGAGATTCATTCTCAGTTGCCTTCCACGAAAGAGCGGGCCTTTGTCAATGCAATTTACAGCAATAAGAAGTTGCTGA
- a CDS encoding helix-turn-helix domain-containing protein, with amino-acid sequence MNQLFADRFKSARLLNGYSLQGLADAMGNKVSKQALHKYEKGEVIPDSEKISLLSDVLNVRPDYFFREMKVELGAIEYRKLKKMPAKEGHKVIEQTRECLSRYLELEEILGIAQEFSNPLKDFPEVSTHDQVDEAATRLRTEWGLGTGPIFNIPELFEDKHIKVVEIDADVSFDGMQTWVNGETIPVIAYNKNIANKLDRIRFTLLHELAHLLLKIDKSLTDGQKERLCHQFAGAVLLPKNTLLVELGQRRSRLSINELGNIKKQYGISMQALVMRANACGIVNSHYTSQFFNLMKQMNWRKEEPIAYEGVERSNRFDQLLYRALAEELISVSKGAALKNMKLSVFRSQSLIM; translated from the coding sequence ATGAATCAACTATTTGCAGATCGATTTAAGTCAGCACGACTGCTTAATGGGTATTCTTTGCAAGGCTTGGCCGATGCGATGGGCAACAAAGTCTCCAAACAGGCTTTGCATAAATACGAGAAAGGAGAGGTTATACCTGACAGCGAAAAAATATCTCTATTGAGCGATGTGTTGAATGTACGTCCGGACTATTTTTTCAGGGAGATGAAAGTGGAATTGGGTGCTATCGAATACAGGAAGCTCAAAAAGATGCCAGCCAAGGAGGGACATAAAGTCATCGAGCAGACCCGGGAATGCCTTTCCAGGTATCTCGAGCTGGAAGAGATCTTAGGGATCGCTCAGGAATTCTCCAATCCCCTGAAGGATTTCCCTGAAGTAAGCACCCATGACCAAGTTGACGAGGCTGCTACGAGGCTCCGTACTGAATGGGGGCTCGGTACCGGCCCTATTTTTAACATTCCGGAACTCTTTGAAGACAAACACATCAAAGTCGTTGAAATCGATGCCGATGTCTCGTTTGATGGTATGCAGACTTGGGTTAATGGTGAGACCATACCTGTCATCGCCTACAATAAAAATATAGCGAACAAGCTAGATCGTATTCGTTTCACCCTCTTACACGAATTGGCTCATTTGCTGTTGAAAATTGACAAAAGCCTGACCGATGGACAAAAGGAAAGACTCTGCCACCAGTTTGCGGGAGCCGTACTCTTGCCCAAGAATACTTTACTCGTGGAGCTGGGACAGCGTCGGTCACGCCTTTCGATCAACGAACTGGGAAACATTAAAAAGCAATACGGTATATCCATGCAGGCCTTGGTAATGCGAGCCAATGCGTGTGGCATCGTCAACAGCCACTACACCAGCCAATTTTTCAATCTAATGAAGCAAATGAATTGGCGCAAGGAAGAACCGATTGCCTACGAGGGGGTAGAACGATCAAACCGTTTCGACCAGTTGCTATACCGCGCATTGGCGGAGGAGCTGATTTCGGTCAGCAAAGGAGCAGCTTTGAAGAATATGAAACTCTCCGTTTTCAGGAGTCAATCGCTGATTATGTAG